From Microbacterium sp. LWH7-1.2:
CCTCCTCACGGAAGGAGCGGATGCCGGCGGAGTACCGCCGTGACTGGCTGGTGGCGAGCAGCACGCCGGTGAGCTCGCTCACTGCGGCGAGCGCGAGAGCATCCGACACCGTCGGGGTGACGGGCTTCTCGCTGAGCACCGGCACGCCGTGCCGCAGGGCGGCTTCGCTCACCGCACGGTGCGCCTCGGGGATGGTGACGTTCAGGAGCATCCCGGGGCGCCCTGCCGCGACGAAGGCCTCGTCCACCGAAGCGACGCACGGGATGTCCCACCCCCGCTCGCCGGCGGCCGCGCGCGCGGTCTCGACCGACACGTCGACGATTGCGCTCACGCGGAGGTCGTCACGGCGCGCGACGGTGTCGAGCCACGCGCGTCCCATCCCGCCCGCACCGACGACGACGACATCCCTCATGAGAGCACCTCGCCGTCCCACTCGCGGGGTGTGTCGAACTCGCCGGCGCGGTGCATCGCGAGGCGGGGCACGGTGCGGGGGCGGTCCTGCCCGGCCCACACCGCGGCGTTGGCGAGGACCCGCTGGATCTCGGGCTGGTGGTAGACGGGATAGTCCTGGTCACCGGGGGAGAAATAGAAGATGCGGCCGTGACCGCGCGAGAACGTCATGCCCGAGCGGAAGACCTCTCCCCCGGTGAAGCTGGACACGAACACCAGCTCGTCCGGGGCGGGCACGTCGAAGAACTCGCCGTACATCTCCTGCGAGCCGATCACGATCGGATGCGGCACGCCGACCGCGATCGGATGCGTCGGGGCGACCGTCCACACGAGTTCGCGATCGTCGGCCTGTCGCCAGCGCAGCGAGCACGTCGTACCCATGAGGCGGATGAAGATCTTCGAGAAGTGGCCCGAGTGCAGCACCACGAGCCCCATCCCCCCGAGTACGTGACGGTGGACGCGCTCGACGACGGCGTCGTCGACGGCGTCGTGCCGCACGTGACCCCACCAGAACAGCACGTCGGTCTCGGCGAGCCGCTCCTCGGCCAGCCCGTGCTCGGGGTCGTCGAGCGTGGCCGTCTCGACGGCTGCGTCCGGCAGCAGCCGGCGGAGCCCCGCCGCGATCGTGCCGTGCATGGTGTCGGGGTACAGCCGCTGCGTCCTCTCGTCATGCTTGTCGTGGTGGTTCTCCCCCCACACGAGCACGCGGATCCCTGGGGCCCGTGCTGATGTTGCC
This genomic window contains:
- a CDS encoding ThuA domain-containing protein; this translates as MRVLVWGENHHDKHDERTQRLYPDTMHGTIAAGLRRLLPDAAVETATLDDPEHGLAEERLAETDVLFWWGHVRHDAVDDAVVERVHRHVLGGMGLVVLHSGHFSKIFIRLMGTTCSLRWRQADDRELVWTVAPTHPIAVGVPHPIVIGSQEMYGEFFDVPAPDELVFVSSFTGGEVFRSGMTFSRGHGRIFYFSPGDQDYPVYHQPEIQRVLANAAVWAGQDRPRTVPRLAMHRAGEFDTPREWDGEVLS